The genomic segment ATGCCTATTTCTGCTGGGCCAAGAAGTAAAGGAAATATCATTGCAGAATGTGGCTTTTGCCCCTTTTCAGTGCAGTGAAGTAACAAAAGCTATATTTCCTAATTAATACAAAAGGCAAACAGTATGCTCAGCACAAACCCTATTagttgaactcatgttgaaaaagaGGATATACTGTCCTTTTAACACCTGTATAGAAAATATTCCCCTTTAAACCCTTACTTCATTCTGATGCCTCTTGTGTGGTTCCAAACTGTGACGCTAGCCCCCTGGGGAGATCTCTAGCGATGGCTGGGAAGGCTCAGCCTAAAGGCCAATTAAGGTGAAGGTCAGAGTGGGATTTGGGGGGTATATATAGTTGGACCTATGGTCGATACACAAGTAATGTTGTTTTGAGAGACTAATCAAAGCTTTTACCTTAAAGGGGGGACTGAACCAAACAAAATGCTGCATCTACTGCCTAATGCAGACTGATTACCCTTGGAAAGGAAATCTCCCTACAACCTCCTTAgttgaaaaaaattaagttattttcATGCAAAAACAAAAGCTTGAATTAAGACTTTACGGTTTTCTAAGTAATATACATATTTAGGGAAGGTGCAACATATATACATAACCACCTCAACAGATGTCTCCATGAAGGTAAAAGGTCTTATACATGTAATACTTATAAGTTGACAAAAGAATTGTAAAACCAGGCTTGCTTTGGTGGAAAAATGGTGAAATATTAAGATAGATTAACCCTACAAAGCCAGCGGGGCCAGCCTCTGGCAGTAAAGGGGTTTGGCATACTCATCAGAATGGCACCAACCTCTCTTTGTGACTGCAAGACAAATATACCCACAGACGTTTATTCAACAACCAACTGCGGTGTCATTTGTTGTAGAATTGAGAGGAAACCCAAGCCAGTCCCCATTTCAGATTAGTCAACATGAATTTTAGGGCCTTGGTCCACTGTTCCTCAGAGTTGAACTGGGTCTTGATGGAGTAGGATCCTCCACTCCCTCCTGTGTCTTCAATTTTCCCTTTATCTACATCCATCctgagaaaatataatatataaaatatacatatattcatggGGCAAACCTGGGGCTATTGCCTCCCGATACCTAAAATGAGCCCAGAGTGTTTGGTATggtgtatataataatattaacaatCATTATACCCAACAACCCCCCACTGTTGTATTTTTCACTAACATGAATTATCTCCTTGTGGATGTCCAAAATAAGATTCTTGTGGAAGACCCTTTATCCATTTGTCTTATTTTATACACAGTAATAGAcaagacaatttttttatatgtaacatTTCAAATTTGATAAAGGAGACCCAAAATTTCAACTGTTCTCCTCAGAGACGTAAATGACTAAAATGCATTTTGAACATAATCTCAAACAAGGCAGCATTCCATGACTAAAAGATTTTATGCCCAAAAACAAGAGATTATAAATAACGCATAGGGTTTGATCATTTTGTAACCACTCTACCAACCTGTAGGGCAAGCAGAAACCAGTGTCCCCTTTCTCAACCTCCTCCTTAAACTGCTGCACACAGTCCAGGAAAGCTACCATGGCATGGTCAAACTTGTTATCCCAGAAGAACCGCAATCCACCCGAACAGTACAGGGGCAATTCCTAACAAGAAAATATAGATGATTACTTCCTTGCTCGAGATCAGCAAGTCTTAAACTTTTGAAGCTTTCTACTTGATTCAGTGAGCCAATCAATTCTACCTGTTATGTGGCATTGATCACACGTGCCTCCTCCTATTGTAGTGCCCATGCCATTAAAGCATACATTTCTACAACAATCCAGTTTCTCCATGTTTTTCTCTACTCAAAGTACTCTTTACTCATAGTAGAGGATAATGAGAATACGGATACTAAAAATGTTTATCATCAGGGCAAGATATAGCATCTAAAGCATATGGCACACAGGGTGTACACTCTTctggcatattttttaattgaattttatgAACCCAGTGCTAAAGAacctataagggctcttacacatgggtgtttttgccctgtgctcccctgcattctgttaTCTGTTCAGGTGTTCAGGCTGTTGTtttccacctgcgtttggcgctaaCATGCGGTCTCATGAACAAGCGCTCCGTAATGAAGAATCGGATGcttttactcctgcgctcccctgcatctGAACGGATTAAAACGGAACGCAAGGCAAAAACACCCGTATGTACGAGTCCTTACTGGGTTCTTTCATCCCTTATTCTCCCCTTTGTGACAATGAATTATGTGTGGTATCACTTACCTTAGACTTGTCTGTAAGGGACTCTAAATAAGAATGGTTTCCAAATGGCACTAACCGGTACCTGCAATGGAAAAAGACAAGTTACTATTTGCTACCCAAGTTGCTAGTTGTAACAAAAAGCTATATGACTATTTGCACACGCCAAGATTTTATCCGATGATACCTCACCTCTGGAACTGCAGCCCCATCTTATTGGCTAGTGCATGCAGCAGTAGAACAGTCTGGCCCCAGGCTGCATTAATCTCATTCCATTCCACTGGCACGCTAGGCAGGCGTCCAAGACGAAAGTTGTTAATTGTGCCAAACTGACCGCTATGCCTGTTGTAagcaaaggactttttttttttaaaaaaaaccatattaTACAggaataaattagggatgcaccgaatccactattttggattcggccgaacctccgaatccttcacgaaagattctgccgaataccgaaccctaatttgcatatgcaaattaggggtgggaaggggaaaacatattttacttccttgttttgtgacaaaaagtcaagcaatttccttccccgcccctaatttgcaaatgcaaattaggatttggcagaaggattcggccgaatcctgctgaaaaaggccgaatcctgacccgaatcctggattcggtgcatccctagtttaaatgaAGCTTTGGCCTCTGCCAAGAAAGATGAAATATAATATTGAACATGCTGAATCCCTTCAGGATTACATTTACATATCAGTCCATATTCCAATTTACCAGATGTGGAAGGTGGCATTGAAGACGTTGGTCTTTTTCAGCTTGTCTAATTGGATCTGAGCATATCTCATCTGATTCTCCACGCTCTTTAAATCATCATCTAACTCCAGCTGCTGGCGCTTAAACTCACTGTACTCCTTCTGATAACTAGAAAGGAAACGTAATAACACTCATTGCAAAATACATGATATTTTATCTTAGAAAATCTCTCAAGCTATACACTACTAGGGTAATTTTTCCCACCAAATAGAAAGGAACACTCATGTAATTCATCATCGTTATTAAAAATGATATGAAGCTATTAGAATATGCCCCAACAGTTTATTAAGACTATTCCTGGTTTTCATAATATGTATTTTCcctttgttatatatttaatgtCATAGCTGTGACTTTGTATTGGTTATAGCTAAATAactactttaaattaacttttagtatgatgtagacagtgatattctgagacaatttgcagttgtttttcatttattatttgtggtgtttgatttatttagctttttatttagcagctcccccagtttgcaatttcagcaatctgattgttagggaccaagttaccctagcaaccatgcacggatttgaatgagagacaggaatatgaataagacctgaatagaaagaggagtaataaaaagtagcaagaacaatacatgtgtaaccttacaAAGCATGTTTTtctagatgggttcagtgacccccatttgaaagctggaaagagtcagaagaaggcaaaaaactttcaaaaactataaaaaagaaaaactgaaggtCAATAGAAAagtagccattctagaacatactaaaatttaaattaaaagtgaatcaccccttttttttttttttttttttttttacaaatgatagACTTTGTGGTTAAATTGTGTATTGTGTGTGCATGTACAGGTGTATGCTGTTGTGATTGCCTTACAGTCAGAAGACAAAAAGAGGCTGCAGGTTGAGATGGTCTGCTTGTTGTCTATGAGTGGTGGAACAGAATCTACGTCAAATGGGTTCAAACTAGTTTTCCTTAGGTGATGGATGTAGACTAGCAGTAAAAggctgaaaaatacaaatatttctacaggcatgagacctgttatccagaatgattgggacatggggttttccggataatttggatcttcataccttaagtctactagaaaatcatgtaaacatgaaatgaatccaataggctgggtttgcttcctaaaaggattaattatatttcagtttggatcaagtacaagtactgttttgttattaccgagaaaaaggaaattttttaaaatctggattatttggataaaatggagtctgtgggatagccctttctgtaattaagagctctctggataatgggttaatGGATATCATACCTGTACCTTCTCATAAATTTACCAAAACGTATCACTTACCGAGCCTCCTCCTGCTCCAGCCTCTCTGCTTCCTCTCGTACTTTCTCGATGTCCTTAGCAACTAACTCACGGTTTCTCTCCACCTCCTCTAACTCTTGAATTAGTCTTTCCTCATCCTCGGCCAGCTCCTTCAGTTTGGCTTCCAGTTTCTCTTTGTCATCTTCATTCATTCTTTCCAAAATCTCCAGGCACCGTCTAAGAGATAATAACCAAACAAATGAGCTGTGGAAGTGGAGATTTCTTGTCAAGTCTAGTAAATGTAGATTAGAAAGGTGGTCAATGAAGAAGTCATAGAAAATTGGAGGCTAATAATTCCTTGGCAAAGTGTTGTGCAGACTACCCATGGGCAAACCCACATGCCTTTAATACCAGTCACATGGGAAACCAAGGACTTCTTAGCAAATTAGCAATTAGCAGAAATGCCATCTTGGTCATGTCATCATACATGGTCAGTTTCATACTTGTAGTTTTGACACTCATTCTCAGTGATGTTTAACTGGGTATCCAGTTGGTCCAAAAGGGTATCTGTGCATTCCTCACAAAGTGGATGGTCCACATCTGTCTGGCCTGACATAATGTCAAACAAATCCCCTGTCACCTggaagaaaacataaaatatgcaGGTAAGGGCAGAAGCCTCTACAGAATCGCAGTAGGGGGCCAATATGTACATATTGCCTAGCGGAAGCCAAATAAATAGGTCTTGTACTGCAACAATAAAACAATGgaggattgttttgtttttactcttACTACCTGCCCTCTGAGAAAGATTGAGAATTTCacttttaagggtaagggcacacgggcagattctgggagattagtcgccccggcgacaaatcttctcttcttggtggcgacaatctccccgaactgccttcccctaacttcctgccggctataatgaaaaatcggcagcgggatggcacttgcggtgcttcattttccgaagtcgcctcatgaggaaactttggaaaacgaagcaccttgagtgccatcccgctagcgatttttcattatagccgacgggaaggtaggggaaggcagtttgaggagattgtcgccccaaagaagagatttgtcgccggggtaactaatctccctgaatctgcccgtgtgcccttaccctaactgTCTGTGTCTTGGGCTTACAGATAAGGAGTACCTTTTGCAGGGTTAACATGGATGGGCTTTTTGTCCtcggctcatgtgtaaaactgcATTCACTTTTACGGTTCTGCATGGTTTCGTAGACAAATGCAAACTACATATCGATAATTCACCATTTGTTGTGTGAATGTTAAAACGAggtttatattttgcttttaagcAGTTTCCCTGGATACGCTGTGCTAAACTTTGTAACTTCCttgcttgtttataaaaaatatatgctttatttTGCATACTGTCCTGGTAATGCAAGCTTTCCATGCAGTGAATAGGTTACCTTCAGTCTTCTGCTCAGATTCTCCATAGTGCCTCCATCAGATGCCTCTCCTATCAGTGTAAAACTGGTTGCACTTTCTGTGGACATCATTCTGCTTAGAAAAACAGATTCtgttcagggccagaactaagtgTAGGCTGcagaggcacatgtctaggggGGCACAATTCCTACAGAACCACCAGCAGGGGAAGTGAGGGGGTAAGCCAATAAGCGACAGGTGGAGGTGAGGAAATGAGTGACCTGCAGGGGGTGGGAGGTAAATGAGGATATGAAAAacgggggtgggggggtgggTGTCAGTTAAGCAGCAGCAGTAGGCTGTATTGCCTTGGCCACTAATACTACTCGACCTTGGATTTGTAATCCAAGCCACAGACGAGaattggaaaaatgaaaaaagatggcaccacttaagctggccacacacaGCCAAATAATGATGGGGATTTGCAGCATTAATGTGCATCTCTGTTCATAAAGTAAACATATGCACATGTACACATTAGCTATTGATATGTTGCATGGGTAGCCATGTAAAAGATTTGTTTACCTGGCTGGTGGGATAAGTCTTCGGGATACGCCATCTGTTCGGTTTTCTGCAAAGGtttcctataaagaaaaaaagcagaagtCAGGAGTGTTTTACATTTAAGATTAAACTGCTtttcaaaaaaaaggaaagacaacAGGGACTACTTTACAGCTCAAAAAGTGATTAAAAGCTTGGGGATAATATAATGAATGTAACGCATACTTTGCTCTCGGACTAGTAAGccaaagcagccaatcagtaGTGACGATTGTGTTGAAATTCAGTCCTACGGTATCTAGGTGACTCAAATGCTGGAGAAAGGATTGTGGCACTCACCTCTATATTTGAATCTACTTCTTGAATGTCACCTGGCTTTACTGCTGCTGTTGTCACCAGAGGGGCTGTAAGAGACATTTCTGTTATATTGGCTAGTAGAGTAAAGCATCCCAAACACTGTGTGATTGGATCAATCAAGTGGTTGACCTTCCTGCTACTCATGGATTCCCCAAAATATTGTCTTAAGCAACTGCTGGCTGACCTTGAAGTTCAAAGGACTGCAACTGGGCCATCCACAATTTGTTACCATATTCCCGACAATCTGCTTATTTATActgtaacaaaatacattttataaccaAAATAGAATCTAagcacagatttatcaagggtcgaaatgagaattacattttttttaatgggcaaaactgtaaaattcgacTTGGGGGTTATTGaaattggattcgagtttttaaaaaaaattaaataaaacctgccgaattcctgtttaagtcaatgggagaggtccagggatcaattctgagttgtttgcagccttcctgacgttgAGTTttttcgaatcaagttttttttaaaattcaaattgattcgagttttcggatcgAACTAATTCATCTGAgttgtaaaaattagattttcgattggtcgaatttatgggagttttgaaaAGCTCACAtgaaatccgacctttgataaatgagcctctaaaTGTTGGCACATAAACCAGAGGTCAATTGCAAATTCCCATAAATAAAACGCCATGGTCTCACACCCTGTAATACAATCATAAATAActtgtaaaatatatcattatcCTGAAATGATGTCAAATGAGTTTATGATAAGAAATAATATATTGCCCATAGTATTAGAAGTCCCATGACTTGTAGAAAAACACATGATCTGCCTGTTTGAGTCTTTATATGATCACATAACTGAGACgttaattttttttgcatctaaTGATAACGCCTTACCTGTCAGCTCCTGCATGGTGACCTTATCCAGGATTTTGAAAGAGGTGTCCAACTTCAGAGGCTGGCTGCAGCGCTGACACACAAAGCTGACCTGCATTGTAGAGGACTTTGACGTCTCCATTCTCTAACAGGAGGCAAAAAAATGCAGCTGCACTTATAGGTtcagaaatgtataaatgtatagcGGTTATTGGTTTGATGTCAGTACTTTAGTTAACACAACAAACACACTCTTATTTccacatacatacaatataataTTAACACTGGCTGAATGTGTGGGACTTCCCTTCACTCATGACAACACAGATTATAACTCAACAGTCAATCATAGTCGTAAAGGCTTAGGCCTTTTTGCGATTAATATTATGAGAAATTGCACATACTAGATCTAGAGTCTGTCACCGTTCCTCCCAATCGGATTGAGGATCAGGAAAAAGGGATGGCAGAACTATTCTATATCCATATGGCACAGTGAGCCAAATCTAATGCTGGTCAGAGGAAAGATTGGCAGTTCTTTCACGCTGCAGGTTGAAGTGATTGGAGTGATTGAAGGTGGAATACCAGTCATGCCTTCTTTGAGGCTTTAAATGGTGATGACACAGTAAGGACTAAGGGAATATCCCAAGGTGGGAACGGGTTAAAGCTGATATGACGAATACCTGACCcaataatgtattattatgattattattgtttttgtattgtacCTTGCAAACAGCAATTGCACAATATGTTAGACTCAGGACATCTGGggttgaaattatttttcagacacaTTTGCCCAAACTCTATAATATTGTGCTGTGGTAGATGGGaacctttctttaaaaaataggGCCCTGTGAAAGAAGATCCTGACGTATAAGAAGCTTCCAAGTTGGTGCATGGGTCTCTGGGCCAGTGAGGGATCACAGCTATTACTGAATCCCCTCCTTGATCTATCTCCTTTAGTACCCTTCAGATTAAAAATGAAGAAAGGACATGGAACATCTTCCTCCAGTCCTGGAGTAGAGCATCCATGCAGGTGATTGTAAGCCAGAATTCACTCATATCCGCTATGTTTCTTACAGcaacttttgaaaaatgttgaatgTTGCTGAGACATATTGAGAAGTTGAGAGGCTAAAAGGGCAGCAGGTCAACTTTAAATACTGATCTCCTACTGCAAAATGCAGGAATTTTCTGTGTGGCTTACAAAGCAGCACATGAAAGTAAGTATTCTTCAGATCAAGGTTTCCTGTTAAACGTCTAGTATGCTTTAGGACAAAGAATCCATCTTCTGCGTAGAATGTAATGATTTAGTGGTCTCAAATACAAAACCTGCATTCTCTTGATGCCTTCTTCCCTAGGAACAGTTCCAAATAAAAACCTAAGCATTGCAGAGGTTGGAACATGCTCTACTGCTCCTGAAATTGCGCTGATAAAGAAATTCCTGAAAGATTAGCTCTGCATTCTGAATTTTCGGAATAACTGAAGCTGAAAAGCAGTTGTGTTCGTTCGCAGCCAGTTGTGTGAAAAATCCCATTCTTTAAAGGTAAATGCATCAATATGCACCCGTCCGCTTCGTAGGAGCAGAAATCAAGACTGTACAATGAAGTTTAGGGGTTAACCCCTAGTTTGAAAACAAATATCCAAATATAATAGGTGCCATGGTTTCCAGAATATGTAACCAGGAGAagacttgaaggagaactaaatcctaaaaatgaatgtggctaaaaatgccatattttatatactgaactaattgagccagcctaaagtttcataaATCGTTATATGGTTGGGAGTCCATCCAGCTGCTTACCATATATTTTCTAACTCATCCAAAGGGACATGCCCTGGTTCAGAAGGCAATCTGCACAcaatatttatatcaaaagatatatatcccaaggcttGAATCCAGTAATTTGTTTATTAGTGCTCACATGTTAAAAaacagatacatactgaccccacatggttcaccttatgcgtttcgtaccctccggcacttagtcataggtgtctctggcctaaagcctaaagtttcagcctctcaatagcagcaatgatccaggacttcaaacttgtgacagggggtcaccatcttggaatgtgtctgtgacactcacatgctcagtgggctctgagctaagcttaggggtcacttgagaaagggtatataatagcccgaaacatgtcgtgtagtagcttttaataaacacaaccacagcgtttttgctattgagcagtgctctcctcattctttaatttttGTCATTTGTTGGGATAGCGGTTTACCCAAGCGAGGATTGATGCATTCCTTAAAAGACTGAAAAGGCAGTGCGGAGGACGTCATTTGtttactaagcttaggggtcgtcacaaattatcaagcagaaaatgaggttggtctgtaatataaactgatgctacagggctgattattaaattctgatactaagtgtactggtttctgtgctgccatgtagtaattatctgtattaattactaatcagacttatactgtgacatttatattctatgtgttctgtatattgtgagtgggtccctaatctcagtaaatgacagcagcacagagcttgtgaagtgaatcagcagaaaagaagatggggagctactggggcatctttggagacacagatctttactgctaaagggctgtggttgccttgggctggtacagaagcacaaaacacaatgtacaacatttctaccctactttaagctttatttatcctttaaaagggCCTGGTGTTATAAAGGGCAGCAACTGAACATCATAGAAAGCAGTCGGTTATGGGAGCAAGAATTGGGGAGCATCAGGGTCATAACTGGGTTGACAGGGGCTAAAGAACTGGGGCGACTAAATGTAGCAATAATTACATGACCAGCCCTTGCAAATCATCTTCTCTGGTCTCTCTTTCGTCCATGGTTAAAAGGCAGTAGATCCCTCATTTACGATGAGCTGTGCAGTTGTATGTACCCCACAACACTTGCAAGAAAACGAGGAGCACCCCGCACATAACTAGAAGTGTGACGTTCCAGCCAGGAATACAGGATCCCTCTGTGGGCCTTAACTCCATAGCCCTAGGTGTGATTACTGCTCTTTTGACACTTTATAAACTGGGAACCTATACAGCTGTTTTGAAAGCGCTTACTTACCTACCCACAAGAATAAAACACGAGATATTCAGCGGTTTGTGTCAGAACCCAGTAGAGAAGTCTAAAGCACACAGATCAGACCACTCTCCTGACATATACCGACCCCTTCCATCTCTTTGGACCTCCCCCTTGTGGGCGCGCGTTCGCAGTATTTGTTTACTTCCCGTTTCAGAAAGCGGATGTGCGTCACGATAGGCGTGCATATTAAGACAGCGGAACGGAAGTCGCCagatttttgcagtttttctgtCATTTTGTTATTGGTTAGTTACAGGATATAGATATACACTAAATGATAAAAAGTACTTCAGTTGTAGAAAGGTGGAGAAGTGAAGGAGAATTTTAAAGTGGTCgggttactacttttactataTAGTTCGCTATGACTACCTCTGCCAGCCCCAATATGGCGGCGCTTCTTGTCCTTGTTCCGCTAACACTAGGGGAGCGAATAGTTCCTATCCCTGGAAAGGATCATCCCTCTAGTCTAGTGGACAGGAAATAGACGATTCATAGGGCAGTGAGTTAGTTTCTATCCTCAGAAAGGACCtaatgcctctagtggtgaggtaccaggaaagGATAGGAATGAGTccaatacctgacaggtccagtatagGGGTAGAAACTAGCCAGttcatatataaacaagctaattcctatccaaggaccttctctaacagtacagggaccacCTGTATtgggcaaatacctgacaggtccagtacaaggatagaaactagtcagtttaTATAAGAGCCAGCTAATTGTTATCCTGTCTAAGCCATACACAGAggcattgccaaacgagcggatctctccccgacatgcccactttgaggtgagcgatatcgctctgatccgatcatgggccctagggcccaactattgGATGTTAGTGCTGCcaaaacgggcagtcggatcgcaagAAC from the Xenopus laevis strain J_2021 chromosome 9_10L, Xenopus_laevis_v10.1, whole genome shotgun sequence genome contains:
- the LOC108701789 gene encoding beclin-1-like; protein product: METSKSSTMQVSFVCQRCSQPLKLDTSFKILDKVTMQELTAPLVTTAAVKPGDIQEVDSNIEETFAENRTDGVSRRLIPPARMMSTESATSFTLIGEASDGGTMENLSRRLKVTGDLFDIMSGQTDVDHPLCEECTDTLLDQLDTQLNITENECQNYKRCLEILERMNEDDKEKLEAKLKELAEDEERLIQELEEVERNRELVAKDIEKVREEAERLEQEEARYQKEYSEFKRQQLELDDDLKSVENQMRYAQIQLDKLKKTNVFNATFHIWHSGQFGTINNFRLGRLPSVPVEWNEINAAWGQTVLLLHALANKMGLQFQRYRLVPFGNHSYLESLTDKSKELPLYCSGGLRFFWDNKFDHAMVAFLDCVQQFKEEVEKGDTGFCLPYRMDVDKGKIEDTGGSGGSYSIKTQFNSEEQWTKALKFMLTNLKWGLAWVSSQFYNK